The following is a genomic window from Opitutus sp. GAS368.
GGCGACCAGGTGGTCGTCAGTGCGGCGGCGCTGCAGGCCTTCAAGCGGCTGGATTTTCTCGTGACCCGCTCCAAGGGCCGGGACTTGGAGGCGGTCAGCCGCATCCACACCAGCGCGGCCTTTGCCGACTCGCGCCAACTTACGGCGAAGGTGCACCTGAGCGATGTCGGGCCGGGCAAAACCGAGGTCGAACTGGGCCTGACCGAGCAGGTGCAAAGCGAGCATCTAGGCGGGACCAGCCAGCAGACCCTGCGCGACCACAGTTTCTTCCAGCTTTATTTCACTACCCTGCAGCAGGTTCTGGATGAAGGCGGCGCGGCCGGGGCGGCCAATAAAAACTGATTTTGCTCTTGCCGGGGACGGAGGGATAAGGGACTTTGAACCTTCCGCGGCGTTCTTAAGTCAAGCCGGTGTTGCCGCGACACTTCCACCGGTTTGTCCGACAGTCCAACCCTCAACCAACGGATCCGCAAGGATCCACGCCGGAAGCCGTCCGCCCCGAAGTAAGCGGCCGTCGTTCCGACCACAGTCAATATGAGTTCGTTAATGCAAGACCTGCTCGCCCAGAGCTCCTTCGACAAGCTGAAGGAAGGCTCGATCGTCTCGGGCGTCATCACCGAAATCCGCGCCAATGAAGTCGTCGTCGACATCGGCGGCAAAGCGGAAGGCGTCATCCCCGCCAATGAGTTCGCCGATCTCGGCGAGCTCCAGATTGGCTCCACCATCGAGGTCATCCTCGAGAAGCTCGAGGACAAGGAGGGCAACCCCATCCTCTCCTACGAGCAGGCCCAACAGAAGAAGAACTGGGAGAACATCCTCATCAAGTGCCAGGAGGGCTCCGTGGTCCCCGGCCGCGTCAAGGCCAAGGTCAAGGGCGGCCTGATCGTCTCGATCGGCGTCGATTCCTTCCTGCCCGCCTCGCACATCGACATCCAGCCCCCCAAGAACCTGGATCAATACGTCGGCCAGACCTACGATTTCAAGGTCCTCAAGATCAACCACGAGCGCCAGAACATCGTCCTCTCGCGCCGCGAACTGATCGAGGAGCAGCGCGTCAACAAGCGCCGCGACCTGCTGGAGAAGCTGCAACCCGGCCAGATCCGCAAGGGCGTCGTCAAGAACATCACCGACTTCGGCGCGTTCATCGACCTCGACGGCATGGACGGCCTGCTGCACATCACCGACATGAGCTGGGGCCGCATCGGCCACCCGTCCGAGCTGCTGAAGCAGGGCGAGGAGATCGAGGTGATGATCATCGACATCAACCGCGAGAAAGAGCGCGTGTCGCTCGGCCTCAAGCAGACCAAGAACAATCCGTGGGACAACATCGACCACAAGTTCCCCGTCGGCTCCAAGATCCACGGCAAGGTCGTCAACCTCGTCCCCTACGGCGCGTTCATCGAACTCGAGCCGGGCGTCGAGGGCCTCGTCCACATCACCGAGATGTCCTGGACCAAGCGCATCAGCAAACCCTCCGAGCTGCTCAAGGTCGGCCAGGAGCTCGATGCGGTCGTCCTCGGCATCCAGAAGGAAGAGCAGAAGATCTCCCTGGGTCTCCGCCAGCTGGAGCCGAACCCGTGGGACATGGTCCGCCACAACTACCCGGTGGGCGCCCGCGTCCGCGGCAAGGTCCGCAACATGACCACCTACGGCGCCTTCGTCGAACTCGAGGAAGGCATCGACGGCATGGTGCATGTCTCCGACATGTCCTGGACCCGCAAGATCAACCACCCGTCCGAGATGCTCAAGAAGGGCGACGAAGTGGACGCCATCGTCCTCGACGTCGATCCGAACCAGCAGCGCATCAGCCTCGGCATGAAGCAGCTCGCGACGGATCCGTGGACCGACATCGACAGCTTCTTCCGCATCGGCGACGTCGTCCCGGGCGTGATCTCCAAGGTCACGACCTTCGGCGCCTTCGTCGAGCTGAAGGACGGCATCGACGGCCTCGTGCACATCTCGCAGATCCAGGAAGACCGCGTGGACAAGATCAAGGACGTGCTCAAGCCCGGCCAGGAAGTCACCGCCCGCGTCATCAAGATCGACCGCGAGCAGCGCCGCATCGGCCTCTCGATCAAGGCCGCCAACTACTCCGCCGAGCAACTGGCGCAGGAGACGGCGACCTACGACCAGTTCGCGAAGAGTTCCGGCGCTTCCGACCTCACGAACCTCGGCGACATCTTCGACGAGGCTTCCAAGAAGGAATAAGGTCCGCCCAGTCGAAACACTTCAAAGGCGTCCCGCACGAGCGGGGCGCCTTTTTTTTCAACCCATGGTGCCGGTCGCATTGCCCAGGCTTTCCATCAGGGCGGAGGTCTCGGCGAGATAGTCCCGGGCCCAATGCAGGACGAGGAGGGCGAGGGCGGAAGACGACGCGCGGCCGCCGGCTTGGTCGTTTTCCCGGGAAACCCCCGCGGGCAAACCGGCGGTGCGGCCGGAGGGTTCTTTTTTGACGGCAATGAAGCGGGCCTGGAGGCCGGGCAGCCGCCGGAACGCCTGGTCGGTGGTGATCAGCGGGATGTCGTGCTCCAAGGAGTGGGCTGCGATCCAGCAGGACAAATCCGGCAGCTCGGCTCCCTGGGCGGCCAGCTCCGCCCGCAGCTCGGCGTAGTGATCGGCCGTGCGGGCCGTGGGAACCAGCACCTCGAAGGGCGCGAGGAAGAGCCGGGCCGCGATCACCGTGGCGGCGGTCGCCTGGGTCTGGAATTGCGCGTGCAGGTATTCGCCCAACACCTGCGTGCATACCACGGGCGGATAAAGTTTCAGCGCGAGGGCTTCGACCCGCCGGTCGCGCCGGCGGAGCAGTTCCAGCGCTCCAGTGTCAAACAGGGCCGGCACGGGTCGCAACCTTGGCCCGGGTGATGGTGAGGGTTTTCAGCAGCCAGTCTCCCGCCCGGTCAAGTTCCGCGTTGGCCGGACGTGCCCAGAACACCTTGTTCGCCGTGGTGACTTTTCTCGGCGAGCGGGTTGTTGTCTTGGGCGGGAGCGCAGCGGCCATGGACAGAAGGAAATCGCCGGCCCGCTTGGGTTCAACCGAAAATGAAAAGGCGCTCATGTGAAATGAGCGCCTTGATTTAGGTGGCTGGAGCTATTGCGCTACGCCGGCGCCCTTCAAAACGAAATCCCGAATGACCTCGGCGCGCTGCTCGGCGTGGCGCTCTTCCTCGACCTCGTCGGCGGTGCGGATCTTGTTATGGCTCTGCATCTGCCGGCGGATCTTCGCCAGGGCGAGATACTCGAGCTGACGGATGCGCTCGCGGGTGACCTTGAACTTCTTGCCGACCTCCTCGAGCGTCAGCTCCTTCTGGCCCTCGAGGCCGAAGCGCAGCTTGATGATGCTGGCCTCGCGGGGATCGAGGGAGTTGACCATGGCGCTGAGGTCCTCCTTGAGGTTCTTGTCGCCCAGGCCCTCATAAGGGCTGACGGCCGCGTCGTCGCCGACGAGGTCGCCGAGCGTCGCGGAGTCGTTGTCTTCGCCGACGGGAGCGTCCAGCGAGGCCGGGCGCACACTGACGGTCTTGAGCAGGGCGACCTTTGCGGTCGGGATCTGCAACTCGGCGGCGATCTCCTCGTTCTCGGGTTCGCGGCCGAGCTCGTCGGTGAGCTTGGCGATCATCTTCCGCATGCGGGAGATCTTGTCCACGAGGTGGACGGGGAGGCGGATGGTCTTGGACTGGTTGGCCAGGGCGCGCTTCATCGACTGCTTGATCCACCACGCAGCGTAGGTGGAAAGCTTGCCGCCCTTGGCGGGATCGAAGCGCTCGACGGCCTTGATCAGGCCGAGGTTGCCCTCGCTGATGAGGTCCATCAGCGGGAGGCCCATCTGGTTGTAGTCGTAGGCGATCTTCACGACGAGGCGCAGGTTGGCCTTGATCATGTGGTCGCGGGCCGCCTTGTCGCCCTTCTTGATGCGGGCGGCGAGCTGGATCTCCTCGGCGATGGTCAGGAGGGGAGTCTGGCGGATCTCGTTGAGATAGAGCTGGAGGTTCGAGCGCTCGTCGCGCCGATCGACCGGGGAGGCCTGGTCGAACTGGGAAGGAGCGGCGGCGGCCTTGATCTCCGGCCGGAGGGAAAGGCCTTCCTCGGGGGAAGGGATGTGCACGGGAGCCGAGGTGCGATCCGCAGGCATCGCGACTGCTACCGGCGTGGAGCGGAGAGTCTTTTTGCGGTTAGGCATGATTGGTAAGTCTGACGTTTGAGCCAACTGGGTTGTTACCCCGCGACTCTTTGCATATTGGATGCCTAAGAGCGGAAGGAAATTCCCGGCTGTGCTGTTCCGACCCCATTTACGCGGCTCTGTGCCGCGTGGACGCTCAACCGGAGAGCTTATCAGCCAGGATGATAGCCTTAAACAAGGCGGAAGCCTTGTTGATCGTCTCTTGGTATTCGGCGGCCGGCACCGAATCGGCCACGATGCCGGCGCCAGCCTGGATATGCACCCGGCCGTCCTTAACCAATGCCGTGCGGAGGGTTATGCAGGAGTCGAGATTGCCGTCGTAGCTGAAATACCCAAGGGCGCCCGCGTAACTGCCGCGCTGCGTGCCTTCCATTTGTGAAATCAGCTGCATGGCGCGGATTTTCGGGGCACCGCTGACGGTGCCGGCGGGAAAG
Proteins encoded in this region:
- the rpsA gene encoding 30S ribosomal protein S1 produces the protein MQDLLAQSSFDKLKEGSIVSGVITEIRANEVVVDIGGKAEGVIPANEFADLGELQIGSTIEVILEKLEDKEGNPILSYEQAQQKKNWENILIKCQEGSVVPGRVKAKVKGGLIVSIGVDSFLPASHIDIQPPKNLDQYVGQTYDFKVLKINHERQNIVLSRRELIEEQRVNKRRDLLEKLQPGQIRKGVVKNITDFGAFIDLDGMDGLLHITDMSWGRIGHPSELLKQGEEIEVMIIDINREKERVSLGLKQTKNNPWDNIDHKFPVGSKIHGKVVNLVPYGAFIELEPGVEGLVHITEMSWTKRISKPSELLKVGQELDAVVLGIQKEEQKISLGLRQLEPNPWDMVRHNYPVGARVRGKVRNMTTYGAFVELEEGIDGMVHVSDMSWTRKINHPSEMLKKGDEVDAIVLDVDPNQQRISLGMKQLATDPWTDIDSFFRIGDVVPGVISKVTTFGAFVELKDGIDGLVHISQIQEDRVDKIKDVLKPGQEVTARVIKIDREQRRIGLSIKAANYSAEQLAQETATYDQFAKSSGASDLTNLGDIFDEASKKE
- a CDS encoding type II toxin-antitoxin system VapC family toxin; translation: MPALFDTGALELLRRRDRRVEALALKLYPPVVCTQVLGEYLHAQFQTQATAATVIAARLFLAPFEVLVPTARTADHYAELRAELAAQGAELPDLSCWIAAHSLEHDIPLITTDQAFRRLPGLQARFIAVKKEPSGRTAGLPAGVSRENDQAGGRASSSALALLVLHWARDYLAETSALMESLGNATGTMG
- a CDS encoding RNA polymerase sigma factor RpoD/SigA, producing MHIPSPEEGLSLRPEIKAAAAPSQFDQASPVDRRDERSNLQLYLNEIRQTPLLTIAEEIQLAARIKKGDKAARDHMIKANLRLVVKIAYDYNQMGLPLMDLISEGNLGLIKAVERFDPAKGGKLSTYAAWWIKQSMKRALANQSKTIRLPVHLVDKISRMRKMIAKLTDELGREPENEEIAAELQIPTAKVALLKTVSVRPASLDAPVGEDNDSATLGDLVGDDAAVSPYEGLGDKNLKEDLSAMVNSLDPREASIIKLRFGLEGQKELTLEEVGKKFKVTRERIRQLEYLALAKIRRQMQSHNKIRTADEVEEERHAEQRAEVIRDFVLKGAGVAQ